One genomic region from Deltaproteobacteria bacterium encodes:
- a CDS encoding SDR family oxidoreductase, whose translation MKLQGQVALVTGTSPNIGGGIADGLADEGAKVVCVDIVPDNAHQCAAAIAQRGGQAIGVVCDVTNEEQVKATVARAQDAFGGVDLLVNSAVIFNQKGVLDMSLEEWTRQTSIILTGTFLFTKYVAQLMIAQKRRGNIINIISTAGHQGQPRNVGYCTGKSGLLNFTRSVAMELVDYGIRVNSLTPTATDPREGLERAERWGRGPGDQRIVSMFEPFRKGAPMRKLPSPNHYAKAIAFLASDDAEMVTGMDLRVDAGTIARYWAWNPET comes from the coding sequence GTGAAACTACAAGGCCAAGTTGCGTTAGTGACGGGAACGAGTCCGAATATCGGTGGTGGCATCGCTGACGGGCTCGCTGACGAAGGCGCCAAGGTTGTCTGTGTCGACATCGTGCCTGACAACGCTCACCAATGCGCAGCCGCGATTGCCCAACGTGGTGGCCAGGCGATCGGCGTGGTGTGTGATGTCACTAATGAAGAGCAGGTCAAAGCCACTGTTGCCCGCGCGCAAGACGCATTTGGTGGAGTCGACCTCTTAGTCAACAGCGCCGTCATTTTCAATCAAAAAGGTGTGCTTGATATGTCGCTGGAGGAGTGGACCCGGCAGACCTCGATCATTCTTACTGGCACGTTTTTGTTCACCAAGTATGTTGCGCAATTAATGATTGCTCAAAAGCGGCGCGGCAATATCATTAATATCATCTCCACAGCGGGCCATCAGGGACAGCCACGTAACGTTGGCTATTGTACAGGCAAAAGTGGCTTATTGAACTTCACGCGCTCGGTGGCAATGGAGCTGGTCGATTACGGCATTCGGGTGAACAGCCTTACCCCGACAGCTACCGATCCACGGGAAGGACTCGAACGTGCTGAACGTTGGGGCAGAGGGCCGGGCGATCAACGCATCGTGTCGATGTTTGAACCGTTCCGCAAAGGCGCACCGATGCGGAAACTGCCAAGCCCCAACCACTACGCCAAAGCGATTGCGTTTCTGGCGTCTGATGATGCGGAAATGGTGACTGGTATGGACTTGCGTGTCGATGCTGGCACCATCGCACGATATTGGGCGTGGAATCCGGAGACGTAA
- a CDS encoding Rieske 2Fe-2S domain-containing protein, giving the protein MEPTSLEGLVVDNQQDGLFRVNRQAFVSPEVLALEQQRIFAHCWIYAGHETEVPNPGDFCSRRVAGRPVILARGDDGQVRVLLNTCTHRGALVCREQAGNARSFQCPYHAWTFSTRGELIGLPGEDAYSPAFNRNELALGTPPRVESYRGFVFINLDPKAEDLVTYLAGAKEYLDLVCDQSEVGVEIVQGSQLYSMRANWKLLVENSIDGYHALPTHQRYMSFLGEIGGMDLSAVTRLRGFAKSLGNGHSVIEYEPPWGRPVARWAPYFGKEKKASLAAIQQRLEQRFGKEWAYRVAQTSRNLQIFPNLIINDIMAVTVRTFFPVSCDYMEISAWALAPKEETAEDRALRLDNFLTFLGPGGFATPDDVEMLESCQRGFANREVMWSDISRGMNRAEPVTTDELQIRTFWRRWHELITGTPSAKVTGQRAA; this is encoded by the coding sequence ATGGAACCTACCTCCCTTGAAGGCTTAGTCGTCGACAATCAACAAGACGGCTTATTTCGCGTCAACCGTCAGGCGTTCGTGAGCCCCGAGGTCTTGGCGTTGGAACAGCAGCGCATCTTCGCACACTGCTGGATCTATGCGGGCCATGAGACGGAAGTGCCGAACCCGGGCGACTTCTGCTCGCGGCGTGTCGCAGGGCGACCCGTGATTCTTGCTCGTGGTGACGATGGGCAGGTGCGCGTCCTGCTGAACACCTGCACCCATCGTGGGGCACTAGTCTGTCGCGAACAGGCTGGCAACGCGCGTTCATTTCAGTGCCCGTATCATGCGTGGACCTTCAGCACTCGTGGTGAGTTGATCGGGCTGCCTGGAGAAGATGCCTATAGCCCTGCGTTTAATCGCAATGAACTTGCCCTCGGTACGCCCCCACGCGTGGAGAGCTATCGTGGGTTTGTGTTTATCAACCTTGATCCCAAGGCTGAAGACCTCGTGACATACCTGGCAGGTGCGAAGGAATATCTCGACCTCGTGTGCGATCAGTCTGAAGTGGGCGTGGAGATCGTGCAAGGTTCACAACTCTACAGTATGCGCGCCAATTGGAAACTGTTGGTGGAGAACAGCATCGATGGCTATCATGCGTTGCCGACACATCAGCGCTACATGTCGTTCCTCGGCGAGATTGGCGGGATGGACCTCTCCGCGGTTACGCGCTTACGTGGATTCGCCAAAAGTCTGGGCAATGGTCATTCGGTGATCGAATATGAACCACCGTGGGGGCGGCCAGTCGCGCGTTGGGCGCCCTATTTTGGCAAAGAGAAGAAGGCATCGCTTGCTGCGATTCAGCAACGCCTGGAGCAGCGCTTCGGTAAAGAATGGGCCTATCGGGTGGCGCAAACCAGTCGCAATCTGCAAATCTTTCCTAATCTCATCATCAACGACATCATGGCCGTGACCGTGCGCACCTTCTTCCCGGTGTCATGTGACTATATGGAGATCAGCGCCTGGGCACTCGCACCGAAGGAGGAGACTGCGGAAGATCGAGCGTTACGGCTTGATAACTTTCTGACCTTTCTTGGTCCTGGTGGGTTCGCCACACCTGATGATGTGGAAATGTTGGAGTCGTGCCAACGCGGATTTGCTAACCGTGAAGTGATGTGGTCAGACATATCGCGCGGGATGAACCGAGCAGAGCCAGTGACGACAGATGAGTTGCAGATACGGACCTTCTGGCGACGCTGGCATGAATTGATCACCGGCACCCCATCTGCCAAGGTGACCGGACAACGGGCAGCGTAA
- a CDS encoding enoyl-CoA hydratase/isomerase family protein — MARDNTCVNEVPYAVRYGISWRDRDLPNSRRGVTSCMAENFLYEKNGVTTTITFNRPERRNCLNAQVMQELEDLIREVRNDREVRVLIVTGTGAAFSAGADMSIVKGISDAKERARVFAENGGSTARAVGRVFDHITRLDCMTIAAVNGYAVGGGWALATAFDFVVAVEQAEFWVPEVELGVPFTGGPALVMAARLGPWRAKEAMVLCRHFKARELYELGMLHRVVQDSELMPAVRELTEEVLKLPQKAATRTKHFVDGIFIGQRLY, encoded by the coding sequence ATGGCAAGGGACAACACTTGCGTGAACGAGGTTCCTTATGCCGTCAGATATGGTATCTCCTGGCGTGATCGCGACCTCCCGAATTCGCGAAGAGGAGTAACATCTTGTATGGCTGAGAATTTTCTCTATGAAAAAAACGGCGTGACAACGACCATCACGTTTAATCGCCCGGAGCGGCGAAATTGCTTGAATGCGCAGGTAATGCAGGAACTCGAAGATCTCATCCGCGAGGTGCGCAACGACCGCGAGGTACGGGTCTTGATCGTCACCGGCACTGGCGCGGCGTTCTCGGCAGGCGCCGATATGTCGATCGTGAAAGGGATCAGTGACGCGAAGGAACGGGCGCGAGTCTTCGCAGAAAACGGCGGCAGTACGGCTCGTGCAGTTGGACGGGTGTTCGATCACATCACACGTTTGGATTGCATGACAATTGCGGCGGTAAATGGCTATGCAGTGGGAGGTGGCTGGGCACTTGCTACCGCATTCGACTTTGTCGTGGCAGTAGAACAGGCCGAGTTCTGGGTTCCAGAGGTCGAATTAGGCGTACCGTTCACCGGCGGGCCAGCGCTGGTCATGGCAGCACGGTTAGGTCCGTGGCGCGCGAAAGAAGCAATGGTGCTGTGCCGCCATTTCAAAGCCCGTGAGCTGTATGAACTCGGCATGCTCCATCGGGTGGTGCAGGACAGTGAACTGATGCCCGCGGTACGCGAGTTGACTGAGGAAGTGCTGAAACTCCCGCAAAAGGCGGCAACCAGAACCAAACACTTCGTGGATGGGATCTTCATCGGCCAACGGTTGTACTAA